In a single window of the Methanolobus psychrophilus R15 genome:
- a CDS encoding undecaprenyl diphosphate synthase produces the protein MLKHIPPWIYKGYEHLLTQEVKNAPIPRHVAIIMDGNRRYARKLGQMASFGHIKGANITEKVIEWSCELGIEHLTIYAFSSENFSRSSDEKNKLFELIGLKFDEIGEDERTHERKMRVHAIGDIDKLPDMLRESIKNVELVTSGYDRFNLNVAIAYGGRQEIVQAVREIATMVENGEIELNSINENTISDHLYPAGGSALPDVDLIIRTGGDERVSNFLPWQANGNECASYFCAPFWPEFRKIDFLRSIRVYQARVEEREQHATVRAAHFLKALGKAEVSEVRHAPLTESVHH, from the coding sequence ATGCTAAAGCACATACCCCCGTGGATCTATAAGGGATACGAACATCTCCTTACACAGGAGGTTAAAAATGCCCCTATTCCAAGACATGTCGCCATAATAATGGATGGTAACCGCAGGTATGCACGTAAGCTGGGACAGATGGCTTCTTTTGGCCATATTAAAGGAGCCAATATCACTGAGAAGGTTATTGAGTGGTCCTGCGAACTGGGAATAGAGCACCTGACAATCTATGCATTCTCTTCAGAGAACTTCAGCCGCTCAAGTGATGAGAAGAACAAACTGTTCGAGCTGATAGGACTGAAGTTCGACGAAATAGGAGAGGATGAAAGGACCCATGAGAGAAAGATGCGTGTTCATGCCATCGGTGACATCGATAAATTACCGGATATGCTCCGGGAGTCCATAAAGAACGTGGAGCTTGTGACCTCAGGCTACGACCGGTTCAACCTCAATGTTGCAATTGCCTACGGAGGTCGCCAGGAGATCGTCCAGGCAGTAAGGGAAATAGCCACGATGGTGGAAAATGGGGAAATTGAACTCAACAGCATTAATGAGAACACGATCTCAGATCACCTCTACCCGGCCGGTGGATCAGCACTTCCCGATGTGGACCTTATAATTCGAACAGGAGGCGATGAACGCGTATCCAATTTCCTGCCGTGGCAGGCAAACGGCAATGAGTGTGCGTCCTATTTTTGTGCACCTTTCTGGCCGGAGTTCCGTAAGATAGACTTCCTGCGATCAATACGAGTCTATCAGGCCCGTGTTGAAGAGAGGGAGCAGCATGCAACTGTACGCGCAGCCCACTTCCTTAAGGCTCTTGGGAAGGCAGAAGTAAGTGAAGTCAGGCATGCACCTCTGACAGAAAGTGTGCATCACTGA
- a CDS encoding DNA-directed RNA polymerase subunit D, whose translation MTMEVDILEMSERSAKFVLSDVSAAFANGIRRAALSDVPTLAITYVNIYNNTSVLFDEQLGLRLALIPLAANIEEFVPVEECICGGSECPACRVSLTLSAEGPRMVYSGDFVSSDETVQPAEANIPIIELKEGQKVVLEAIAHMGYGNQHARWQAGVACGYKNMPVVTFNKCDSCGACVKECPQGIITMGPEGAGISEDDILKCILCKLCQGICEIDAITVSQDERAFVFTMESDGSYTIQQLIINAGKSIKDKATRMGEILESL comes from the coding sequence ATGACAATGGAAGTAGACATACTGGAGATGTCAGAGAGGTCTGCAAAGTTCGTATTGTCCGATGTGAGCGCAGCTTTTGCAAACGGTATAAGGAGAGCAGCGCTCTCTGACGTACCTACACTTGCAATAACCTACGTGAACATCTACAACAATACCTCCGTCCTCTTTGATGAACAGCTTGGATTAAGGCTTGCCCTTATTCCTTTAGCCGCAAACATTGAAGAGTTCGTACCTGTTGAAGAGTGCATATGTGGTGGCTCGGAGTGCCCTGCTTGCAGGGTCTCTCTTACACTGAGTGCCGAAGGTCCGAGGATGGTCTATTCAGGTGACTTTGTTTCATCCGATGAAACAGTACAGCCTGCCGAAGCCAATATCCCCATCATTGAACTGAAGGAAGGTCAAAAGGTTGTGCTTGAAGCCATAGCTCACATGGGGTATGGTAATCAACATGCCAGATGGCAGGCAGGTGTCGCCTGTGGATACAAGAACATGCCCGTGGTCACGTTCAACAAATGCGACAGTTGCGGTGCCTGTGTGAAAGAGTGTCCTCAAGGGATCATCACAATGGGCCCTGAAGGTGCAGGAATCTCAGAAGATGACATTCTGAAATGCATACTCTGCAAACTTTGCCAGGGGATTTGTGAAATTGACGCAATTACCGTTTCCCAAGATGAACGTGCGTTTGTTTTCACTATGGAATCAGATGGTTCCTATACAATCCAACAGTTAATTATAAATGCAGGGAAGAGCATTAAGGACAAAGCCACCCGGATGGGGGAAATCCTAGAGTCCCTGTGA
- a CDS encoding 30S ribosomal protein S11P: MAINGIWGIAHIKCSFNNTIITVTDITGAETLAKSSGGMVVKAARDESSPYTAMQMASQLADMLRDKGIEGIHIKVRAPGGNKQRSPGPGAQAAIRSFARAGIKIGRIQDVTPVPHDGTRPKGGRRV; this comes from the coding sequence ATGGCTATAAACGGAATATGGGGCATAGCTCACATAAAATGTTCATTTAATAACACTATCATCACTGTAACTGATATTACAGGCGCTGAAACACTGGCTAAGTCCTCAGGTGGCATGGTCGTAAAGGCAGCACGTGATGAGAGTTCACCATACACTGCTATGCAGATGGCAAGCCAGCTCGCAGATATGCTCAGGGACAAGGGTATCGAAGGTATTCATATTAAGGTGCGCGCTCCCGGAGGCAACAAGCAGAGAAGCCCGGGACCCGGAGCTCAGGCTGCTATCAGGTCCTTTGCAAGAGCAGGGATCAAGATCGGCAGAATACAGGATGTAACTCCTGTACCGCACGACGGGACCCGTCCAAAAGGTGGAAGAAGGGTATAA
- a CDS encoding SSU ribosomal protein S4P produces the protein MGYPGKKRKSYDTPKHPWQAARMASELELVKKYGLRNKKELWKAHSVLRRYRADARRLLAEGELSGHNKTEADQILARLIRFSMLSTDSNIDDILGLQTNSILERRLQTQVHRLGLARSPRQARQFITHGHIAINGKRVTIPSMLISKDEEMLIDYYGSSPLTSEMHPERPAQVASNVAGA, from the coding sequence ATGGGATATCCAGGTAAAAAGAGAAAGAGCTACGATACTCCGAAGCATCCATGGCAGGCAGCCAGGATGGCAAGCGAACTTGAGCTTGTTAAAAAGTACGGTCTTCGTAACAAGAAGGAACTCTGGAAGGCACACAGTGTCCTCAGGAGATACAGGGCGGATGCACGCAGGCTTCTGGCAGAAGGTGAACTTTCAGGTCACAACAAGACTGAAGCTGACCAGATTCTGGCAAGGCTCATACGCTTTTCCATGTTGAGCACCGATTCCAATATTGATGATATCCTTGGTTTGCAGACCAACTCAATCCTTGAGCGCAGGTTGCAGACCCAGGTGCACAGACTTGGACTTGCACGCAGCCCTCGGCAGGCAAGGCAGTTCATCACTCATGGTCATATTGCGATCAATGGCAAGAGAGTAACTATCCCCAGTATGCTCATATCCAAGGATGAAGAGATGCTCATTGACTACTATGGCAGCTCCCCGCTGACCAGTGAAATGCATCCGGAGAGGCCGGCCCAGGTAGCATCTAATGTCGCAGGGGCATGA
- a CDS encoding 30S ribosomal protein S13P, with protein sequence MADEEIRHLVRIMNTDLKGSRSVMYALTGIRGIGLRTARIIVDGTGIDPKGVIGYLPDEDVAKLDAAVGEFEKKMPTWMLNRRLDPLSGEDKHLLGQDILLTFREDINNLKKVRAYRGLRHERGLKVRGQRTKSTGRRGSTIGVSKKK encoded by the coding sequence ATGGCAGATGAGGAAATAAGACATTTAGTCCGTATCATGAATACTGACCTTAAAGGAAGTCGGTCCGTAATGTATGCGCTGACCGGTATCCGTGGTATAGGATTAAGAACAGCAAGGATTATCGTAGACGGCACCGGTATTGACCCTAAAGGCGTTATTGGTTACCTCCCTGATGAAGATGTTGCAAAGTTAGATGCAGCTGTTGGGGAATTTGAGAAGAAGATGCCAACCTGGATGCTCAACAGACGCCTGGACCCCCTTAGCGGAGAGGACAAGCATCTGCTTGGACAGGACATACTCCTTACCTTCAGAGAAGACATAAACAACCTTAAGAAGGTCAGAGCCTATCGTGGTCTCAGGCACGAGAGGGGTCTCAAGGTAAGAGGTCAGAGAACAAAATCCACCGGAAGGCGTGGTTCCACCATTGGTGTGAGCAAGAAGAAGTAA
- a CDS encoding H/ACA RNA-protein complex component Cbf5p produces the protein MKSDEMIFDGVRSAGMLPSEYPRELVQRTQATTNPSYGCLPAERPIREYVEMGVVNLDKLQGPTSHEVTAWVKDILELRRAGHSGSLDPGVTGVQPIMLGRATKVVSALRLSGKEYICHMRLHEPAPEKKVRTVCEEFVGPLFQMPPVISAVKRELRVRMIYYLEVLEVKDKSVLMRVGCEAGTYMRKLCHDIGMALGTGAHMQQLRRTKTGPFREDTLVNLHELKDAYVFWKEDHDESCLRRVVRPLEEGLAHLPRIIVRDSAIDAVCQGAALAVPGIVSLEKSIRKDDQVCIFSLKGEAVSLSRALMDTEEMFSSEQGLAALTERVIMVAGTYPQGWKSKPRET, from the coding sequence ATGAAATCTGATGAAATGATATTTGATGGCGTGAGGTCTGCTGGGATGCTACCCTCAGAGTATCCACGGGAACTGGTTCAAAGGACACAGGCAACAACCAATCCGTCATATGGGTGCTTACCTGCTGAACGTCCTATCCGGGAGTATGTGGAAATGGGTGTAGTGAACCTCGATAAGCTGCAAGGTCCTACAAGCCACGAAGTGACTGCATGGGTCAAGGATATACTTGAGCTGCGCCGTGCCGGACATTCGGGTTCTCTGGATCCGGGTGTCACCGGCGTCCAGCCAATAATGCTTGGGAGGGCAACAAAAGTGGTCTCAGCCCTGCGCTTGTCAGGCAAGGAATATATTTGCCACATGCGTCTTCATGAGCCGGCTCCTGAGAAAAAGGTGCGTACCGTGTGTGAAGAGTTCGTGGGCCCTCTATTTCAGATGCCTCCCGTGATATCTGCCGTGAAGCGTGAACTAAGGGTCAGAATGATCTATTATCTCGAAGTACTTGAGGTAAAAGACAAGTCCGTACTTATGAGAGTTGGCTGCGAGGCGGGCACATATATGCGCAAATTGTGCCATGACATCGGCATGGCTCTTGGCACCGGCGCTCACATGCAGCAATTGCGCAGGACCAAAACAGGCCCTTTCAGGGAAGATACCCTTGTGAATCTTCATGAACTGAAGGATGCTTACGTATTCTGGAAAGAGGACCACGATGAATCCTGTCTTCGCAGGGTGGTCAGACCCCTTGAAGAAGGTCTTGCCCATCTTCCAAGGATTATCGTTCGGGATAGCGCCATTGATGCAGTATGCCAGGGCGCTGCACTTGCTGTGCCGGGGATAGTCAGCCTTGAAAAAAGCATCCGCAAAGATGACCAGGTATGCATCTTCAGCTTGAAAGGTGAGGCAGTATCCCTGTCCAGAGCACTCATGGACACTGAGGAAATGTTCAGTTCGGAGCAGGGTCTTGCTGCATTGACCGAAAGAGTAATAATGGTTGCTGGCACTTATCCGCAAGGCTGGAAGAGCAAACCACGCGAAACATAA
- a CDS encoding cytidylate kinase — MLLTISGLPGSGTTTVSRILSQRHGLEMISAGEVFRSLAKEYGMTLAEFGELAESDDSIDLQIDERQKEIAHTRDNIILEGRLAGHMATRALKVWIKAPVEVRVRRIVTRECGSFEQKLEETREREASESIRYKGIYSIDIGDLSVYDLVIDSMKWDQFQVADIISCAIERFSEQ; from the coding sequence TTGCTGCTGACAATCAGCGGTCTTCCGGGCAGTGGTACTACCACTGTTTCCCGTATCCTTTCCCAGAGGCATGGTCTGGAGATGATTTCTGCAGGTGAGGTTTTCCGTTCCCTTGCGAAGGAGTACGGTATGACCCTTGCAGAATTCGGAGAACTGGCTGAGTCGGATGATTCCATAGATCTCCAGATAGACGAGCGCCAGAAGGAGATAGCCCATACGAGAGATAACATCATCCTCGAAGGAAGGCTTGCGGGTCATATGGCAACGCGTGCTCTCAAGGTATGGATAAAAGCCCCTGTGGAAGTAAGGGTCCGGCGCATAGTGACGCGTGAATGTGGTTCCTTTGAACAGAAACTTGAGGAAACGAGGGAGCGCGAAGCATCGGAATCTATCCGGTACAAGGGCATATACAGTATTGACATAGGCGATCTCTCAGTCTATGACCTGGTCATCGATTCCATGAAATGGGACCAGTTCCAGGTTGCAGATATTATCTCCTGTGCGATAGAACGCTTTTCTGAACAATAG
- the adk gene encoding adenylate kinase yields the protein MNVVLFGPPGAGKGTQAKELTKKYGIPHISTGDILRANVRDGTELGKEAKGYMDRGELVPDTVLIGLIRNRLNEADCEDGYLLDGYPRTIPQADALDGILREIGKPLEVVINIDVSDDNLVERLSGRRTCPNCGESYHVVFNPPEKQGTCNVCGSQLYQRDDDREEVIRQRLTVYNQKTKPLIDYYGEAGILVNIDGSGNVDEVFLAVSGVMDKYK from the coding sequence ATGAACGTAGTATTATTCGGACCGCCTGGTGCTGGAAAAGGCACCCAGGCCAAAGAACTGACAAAGAAATACGGTATTCCTCACATATCCACAGGAGACATCCTCCGGGCAAATGTCCGCGATGGGACTGAGCTTGGTAAGGAGGCAAAAGGTTACATGGACCGGGGCGAGCTTGTCCCGGACACCGTACTTATTGGTCTTATCAGGAACAGGCTTAATGAAGCAGACTGTGAGGACGGCTATCTTCTTGATGGTTATCCACGGACTATCCCTCAGGCAGATGCTCTTGATGGGATTCTCCGGGAGATCGGTAAACCTCTTGAAGTGGTAATTAATATCGATGTTTCAGATGACAATCTTGTGGAAAGGCTGAGCGGACGCAGGACATGCCCAAATTGCGGTGAGAGCTACCACGTTGTGTTCAATCCTCCTGAAAAGCAGGGTACATGTAATGTGTGCGGTTCCCAACTTTACCAGAGAGATGATGACCGGGAAGAAGTCATCCGGCAGAGGCTCACTGTCTATAACCAAAAGACAAAGCCACTGATCGATTACTATGGTGAGGCAGGTATCCTTGTCAATATCGATGGCAGTGGTAATGTCGATGAGGTATTCCTGGCGGTTTCCGGGGTAATGGACAAATACAAGTAA
- a CDS encoding preprotein translocase subunit SecY, producing MSLKESLKPIFNKLPAVASPEGHVHFKNKLMWTLGILVLYFVLANVPLFGLSPDSIDLFESYRAFFAGASGSLMLLGIGPIVTASIVLQLLVGANVINLDMSNPEDQAFFQGAQKALVFVMIVLEALPQIVGGFVLPDAGIAATLGIGVGALTFILFLQICIGGVLILFMDEVVSKWGIGSGVGLFIVAGVSQQIVTGLFSWVRDSTGLPAGFFPKWIYIIQNVGTDYLFTGDGIMFMLIRGGILALGSTILIFLLVVYVESTRIEIPLAHSAVRGARGKFPVKLIYASVLPMILVRALQANIQLIGLLLSSRGITILGEFQGSTPINGVMYYLSPINSPYDWIPSLVRESFTSYGAVAPATWQIALHVLVDAVFLIGGGIIFALFWIETTGMGAKPTAKKIFNSGMQIPGFRRNIGSIEKVMVRYIPKVTVIGGAFIGVLTLVASLLGTLGGAGGTGLLLAVSIVYRLYEDIASEQMMEMHPMVRSFFGQ from the coding sequence ATGAGTCTTAAGGAAAGTTTAAAACCAATTTTTAATAAATTACCTGCGGTTGCAAGTCCCGAAGGGCACGTGCATTTCAAAAATAAGTTGATGTGGACACTTGGGATACTCGTGCTTTATTTCGTACTTGCTAACGTCCCGCTGTTTGGATTGTCACCGGATTCGATCGACCTGTTCGAATCTTATCGAGCATTCTTTGCAGGAGCTTCCGGATCATTGATGCTCCTTGGTATAGGACCAATAGTCACCGCATCAATAGTTCTCCAGTTGCTGGTAGGTGCCAATGTCATAAATCTGGATATGTCTAACCCGGAGGATCAGGCATTCTTTCAGGGTGCACAAAAAGCTCTGGTATTCGTGATGATAGTCCTTGAGGCTCTGCCACAGATAGTCGGAGGATTCGTATTGCCCGATGCGGGTATAGCGGCAACTCTTGGTATTGGTGTGGGTGCGCTCACATTTATACTGTTCCTCCAGATATGCATAGGCGGTGTGCTGATCCTCTTCATGGATGAGGTCGTTTCCAAATGGGGAATCGGCTCAGGTGTAGGCCTGTTCATCGTGGCCGGTGTATCACAGCAGATAGTTACGGGTCTGTTCAGCTGGGTCAGGGATTCAACTGGCTTGCCAGCAGGTTTCTTCCCTAAATGGATCTACATAATACAGAATGTTGGCACTGATTACCTGTTCACAGGAGACGGTATAATGTTCATGCTGATCAGGGGAGGCATACTTGCTCTTGGTAGCACGATTCTTATATTCCTGCTTGTGGTATATGTTGAAAGTACCCGTATCGAGATTCCTCTGGCGCACAGTGCTGTCAGGGGAGCAAGAGGAAAGTTCCCGGTAAAACTCATCTATGCATCAGTCCTTCCAATGATCCTTGTCAGGGCATTGCAGGCCAATATCCAGTTGATAGGGCTTCTGCTCAGTAGCAGGGGGATCACTATCCTGGGTGAGTTCCAGGGTTCGACACCAATCAACGGAGTAATGTATTATCTGTCACCGATTAACAGTCCTTATGACTGGATACCATCCCTTGTAAGGGAGTCATTTACCAGTTATGGCGCTGTTGCCCCGGCAACATGGCAGATAGCTTTACACGTCCTGGTCGATGCAGTATTCCTGATAGGTGGCGGTATCATCTTCGCTCTGTTCTGGATCGAGACTACCGGAATGGGTGCAAAGCCGACTGCAAAGAAGATATTTAACTCGGGTATGCAGATTCCCGGTTTCAGAAGGAACATAGGAAGCATTGAAAAAGTAATGGTACGCTACATTCCGAAGGTAACTGTCATTGGTGGTGCTTTCATAGGTGTCCTTACTCTCGTTGCAAGCCTGCTGGGCACTCTTGGAGGTGCAGGAGGTACGGGGCTTTTGCTTGCTGTCAGTATCGTCTACCGTCTCTATGAGGATATAGCATCCGAACAAATGATGGAAATGCATCCGATGGTCAGGTCCTTCTTCGGACAATAA
- a CDS encoding 50S ribosomal protein L15P, producing the protein MVKGNTKKFRGSRTCGGGTGKNRRGAGNRGGRGKCGGNAHHHTRAMQRGYNLGLQKGFVRPFKTLHDTSIVNVGELDELADQLVEDGFAELKDGVYHIDLDDLYIEKVLGTGRISKKLAITACEFSATAKTKIENAGGSCTEPEE; encoded by the coding sequence ATGGTAAAAGGTAACACTAAAAAATTCAGGGGATCGCGCACCTGCGGTGGAGGCACCGGCAAGAACAGGCGTGGTGCCGGAAACCGTGGTGGAAGGGGTAAATGTGGTGGAAACGCCCATCATCACACCCGTGCAATGCAGCGAGGCTACAATCTTGGTTTGCAGAAAGGATTTGTCCGTCCTTTCAAGACACTGCACGACACCTCGATTGTCAATGTAGGCGAACTCGATGAACTGGCAGACCAGCTTGTAGAAGACGGTTTTGCTGAGCTCAAGGATGGAGTTTACCACATTGATCTGGATGATCTTTACATTGAGAAAGTGCTCGGTACTGGCAGGATATCAAAGAAACTGGCCATTACTGCATGTGAATTCTCAGCTACGGCAAAGACCAAGATTGAAAATGCAGGTGGTTCCTGCACAGAACCTGAAGAGTAA
- a CDS encoding 50S ribosomal protein L30P → MVQKVKDYVAYGIIDADALTEMLNNRGMLQGGEKLTDEYMAANTKFATIETFAHAVCDGNATLKDVPLLKPVFRLHPPRKGHAGIKRTVQQGGVLGNHGEDINQLLKKMR, encoded by the coding sequence ATGGTCCAGAAGGTCAAGGATTATGTGGCCTATGGTATCATCGATGCGGATGCACTCACTGAAATGCTCAACAACCGTGGAATGCTCCAGGGTGGCGAAAAGCTCACCGATGAGTATATGGCAGCAAACACCAAGTTTGCCACCATCGAAACCTTTGCACATGCAGTGTGTGATGGTAATGCCACTCTCAAGGATGTACCTCTGCTCAAGCCGGTCTTCAGGCTTCACCCGCCAAGGAAAGGCCACGCAGGGATCAAGAGAACTGTGCAGCAGGGCGGCGTTCTTGGTAACCATGGTGAGGATATCAACCAGTTATTGAAGAAGATGAGGTGA
- a CDS encoding 30S ribosomal protein S5P translates to MAYEYEEEWVPQTRLGILVHEGQITSMDEAIDSGLPIRESKIVDILLPELEDEVLDINMVQRMTDSGRRVKFRATVIVGNGNGFVGLGQGKDVQVGPAIRKAIDNAKINIIRVKRGCGSWECTCGREHTVPSEVKGKAGSVIVALKPAPRGLGLAAGDTARKVLEKAGVKDVWTRTEGTTRSTLNFAKATFNALQNTGVVKQPLYLEKEA, encoded by the coding sequence ATGGCATATGAATATGAAGAAGAATGGGTTCCGCAAACAAGGCTTGGAATACTCGTTCACGAAGGGCAGATCACTTCCATGGACGAAGCTATCGATTCAGGTCTTCCGATAAGGGAATCCAAGATAGTTGATATCTTATTGCCTGAGCTCGAAGATGAGGTGCTCGACATCAACATGGTCCAGAGGATGACTGACTCTGGCCGCCGTGTTAAGTTCAGAGCAACCGTCATTGTAGGGAACGGCAATGGTTTTGTAGGTCTTGGGCAGGGCAAGGACGTTCAGGTTGGCCCTGCTATCAGAAAAGCGATAGATAACGCCAAGATCAATATCATCAGGGTAAAGCGCGGATGCGGCTCATGGGAATGTACATGTGGCCGTGAACACACCGTACCCTCCGAGGTAAAGGGCAAAGCAGGCAGTGTCATTGTTGCACTTAAGCCTGCACCACGTGGTCTTGGACTTGCCGCCGGAGACACTGCAAGGAAAGTGCTTGAGAAAGCAGGTGTCAAGGACGTATGGACAAGGACCGAAGGTACTACCAGGTCTACATTGAACTTTGCAAAGGCGACATTCAATGCACTGCAGAACACTGGTGTTGTAAAGCAGCCACTGTATCTGGAAAAGGAGGCCTGA
- a CDS encoding 50S ribosomal protein L18P: MVVRKSSKHMQVQLVAPTPEGDVTLSSAISTELKKYGYDASTGNTTAAYLTGLLFGYRAQANGHEYGILDLGLQVASPGSRVYATLKGIVDAGFEIPHNPSILPSDERIRGEHIAEYMEGSNLPELFDTVKEKISADFN, translated from the coding sequence GTGGTTGTGCGCAAGAGTTCAAAGCACATGCAGGTCCAGCTTGTCGCTCCTACCCCGGAAGGGGATGTAACTCTTTCATCTGCAATCTCAACAGAACTTAAAAAGTACGGATATGACGCATCCACCGGAAACACAACGGCTGCGTATCTTACTGGTCTTCTGTTCGGTTACAGGGCACAGGCCAATGGGCATGAGTATGGTATCCTTGATCTTGGGCTGCAGGTAGCATCACCCGGTTCAAGGGTATATGCGACCCTGAAGGGTATAGTGGACGCTGGATTTGAGATCCCCCACAATCCTTCAATACTGCCCTCCGATGAGAGAATAAGGGGAGAACACATAGCAGAGTATATGGAAGGATCAAATCTGCCTGAACTGTTCGATACAGTTAAGGAAAAGATCTCTGCTGACTTCAATTAG
- a CDS encoding LSU ribosomal protein L19E — protein MTDLTNQKRIASQVLGCGVHRVWLNPEAAEEIAVAITRADIREQVESGNIKAEAVKGVSRGRARVRDAKRKYGHRKGQGKRKGKKGARAPSKEQWMKKIRALRQKLKDMRADGSLDKSTYCKVYRKAKGGEYRSVAHLVAHLESEKLIKHGE, from the coding sequence ATGACCGATCTTACAAACCAGAAAAGGATCGCATCACAGGTCCTTGGGTGCGGGGTTCACAGGGTCTGGCTCAATCCGGAAGCAGCAGAAGAAATTGCTGTTGCCATTACCCGAGCTGACATACGTGAGCAGGTAGAGAGCGGCAACATCAAGGCAGAAGCTGTCAAGGGTGTCAGCCGTGGCCGTGCAAGAGTAAGGGATGCCAAACGTAAGTATGGTCACCGCAAAGGTCAGGGTAAGAGGAAAGGTAAGAAGGGTGCACGTGCTCCAAGCAAAGAGCAGTGGATGAAGAAGATCCGTGCTCTGAGGCAGAAACTGAAAGATATGCGTGCCGACGGCTCACTGGATAAATCCACTTACTGTAAGGTATACCGCAAGGCAAAAGGTGGAGAATACCGCAGTGTTGCTCACCTCGTGGCACACCTGGAGTCCGAGAAGCTTATAAAGCACGGGGAATGA
- a CDS encoding 50S ribosomal protein L32e — MDIKTKRLFKVRKVQKGKKPEFKRTDSHKYKRLDSNWRRPRGLRGKQRRHYKAKGALAQVGYGSPLVVKGLHPSGFSEILVNTVTDLTNLDASFQAVRIAAKVGGRKKAIIQAKAQELGLKILNPTRGE, encoded by the coding sequence ATGGATATAAAAACCAAACGCCTTTTCAAGGTAAGAAAGGTTCAGAAGGGTAAGAAACCCGAGTTCAAGAGGACCGATTCCCACAAATACAAGCGTCTGGATTCTAACTGGAGGCGCCCAAGGGGTCTCCGTGGTAAACAGCGCAGGCACTACAAGGCAAAGGGTGCCCTTGCACAGGTGGGCTACGGCAGCCCTCTCGTTGTCAAGGGACTTCATCCCTCAGGATTCTCTGAGATTCTTGTGAACACAGTCACCGATCTGACAAATTTAGACGCATCCTTCCAGGCTGTAAGGATAGCTGCAAAGGTCGGTGGACGAAAGAAAGCAATCATTCAGGCAAAAGCCCAGGAACTTGGCCTAAAGATCCTGAACCCGACAAGAGGTGAATAA
- a CDS encoding 50S ribosomal protein L6P codes for MVKEIRTEVPIPSGVTVTFKGNVMSVSGPKGSNQRLFWYPGINIEVADSKIVIDTDVKKKTQRAMVGTFSSHITNLITGVTEGFEYRMKIVYAHFPMQVKVEGKKLTIGNFLGEKKARSAKVLGETKIKTSADEVIVTGINKEDVGQTAANIEQATKIKRFDPRTFQDGIYIVEKTA; via the coding sequence ATGGTAAAAGAAATTAGAACAGAAGTTCCCATTCCCAGTGGTGTAACAGTCACGTTCAAGGGGAACGTCATGTCAGTATCAGGGCCAAAAGGGTCCAACCAGAGGCTTTTCTGGTATCCGGGCATCAATATAGAGGTTGCTGATTCAAAAATCGTGATTGACACTGACGTGAAGAAGAAGACCCAGAGGGCAATGGTCGGTACCTTTTCCTCACACATCACAAACCTGATCACAGGTGTGACAGAGGGCTTTGAATACCGTATGAAGATCGTCTATGCTCACTTCCCGATGCAGGTGAAGGTAGAAGGCAAGAAGCTCACCATCGGCAATTTCCTCGGTGAGAAAAAGGCCAGGTCTGCTAAGGTTCTTGGTGAGACCAAGATAAAAACGAGTGCTGATGAAGTCATCGTCACAGGTATCAACAAGGAAGACGTTGGCCAGACAGCAGCTAATATCGAACAGGCAACCAAGATCAAGAGATTTGACCCGCGTACATTCCAGGATGGAATATACATAGTGGAGAAGACAGCGTAG
- a CDS encoding 30S ribosomal protein S8P: MVLLDPLADALSTIKNAEAIGKNSCTIQPASKLIGTVLKVMQSRGYVGEFEFIEDGKAGIYKVELVGRINKCGAIKPRYSVGAADFERWEKQYLPAKNFGALILTTSIGVISQYEARENNVGGQLLAYVY; this comes from the coding sequence ATGGTATTACTAGATCCACTCGCAGATGCATTATCCACAATAAAGAATGCAGAGGCTATAGGTAAGAACTCCTGTACGATCCAGCCGGCTTCAAAGCTGATTGGAACCGTCCTGAAAGTCATGCAGTCCCGTGGATATGTTGGCGAGTTTGAGTTTATTGAAGATGGTAAGGCAGGAATCTACAAAGTGGAACTTGTTGGCAGGATCAACAAGTGTGGCGCTATCAAGCCACGCTACTCGGTAGGTGCTGCTGATTTCGAAAGATGGGAGAAGCAATATCTTCCTGCAAAGAACTTCGGTGCTTTGATATTGACTACCTCTATAGGTGTAATATCACAGTACGAGGCTCGTGAGAACAATGTAGGCGGACAGCTGCTGGCATATGTGTACTGA